In Methylocystis echinoides, one genomic interval encodes:
- a CDS encoding DUF6680 family protein — MFESMNTSDWVTAASTLVGPILAVQAQKWVERISEKKRSRYQLFSTLMNTRGTQLAAEHVSALNSIDLLFASDKQVISAWRLYYQQLTTPYDTTNQSVFLAWNDKRTRLFVDLLKKIAEAVGAKIDEDRIVGVYHPDGHFERERIQQEIVSNMAAVLGGKQPLKMAVVEFPFEPVMTDSARLPKQRRGLPAETE, encoded by the coding sequence ATGTTCGAAAGCATGAATACGAGCGACTGGGTAACAGCAGCGTCGACGCTGGTTGGGCCGATCCTGGCGGTTCAAGCTCAAAAATGGGTTGAGCGAATTTCGGAGAAAAAGCGCTCAAGGTATCAATTGTTCTCTACACTGATGAATACTAGAGGGACGCAGCTTGCAGCTGAGCATGTTTCTGCGCTTAACTCTATTGATTTATTATTCGCATCGGATAAGCAGGTAATATCTGCTTGGCGCCTGTATTATCAACAACTAACAACTCCATATGACACAACAAATCAAAGCGTATTTTTGGCTTGGAATGACAAGCGGACAAGATTATTTGTAGACTTGCTCAAGAAAATAGCCGAAGCTGTCGGTGCCAAAATTGACGAAGATCGGATCGTTGGGGTCTATCATCCGGACGGTCATTTTGAACGTGAGCGCATTCAGCAAGAAATAGTATCGAACATGGCTGCTGTGCTAGGAGGTAAGCAACCCTTAAAGATGGCAGTTGTGGAATTTCCTTTCGAGCCCGTCATGACCGACTCTGCGCGACTTCCAAAGCAGCGACGTGGTTTGCCGGCGGAAACGGAATGA
- a CDS encoding helix-turn-helix domain-containing protein, with amino-acid sequence MARHNQTGRSKGFGRFVQFPEYIARSYAWSRLAPLAKVAWLEIGLIYNGSNNGCLGVSARVLAARLGVSKSSATRAINELVRWGFLDLMKRSDFGKKKSAAEYRLTHVDCNVTNERPSKRFMKIADVGSAQPQNELLPVGP; translated from the coding sequence ATGGCTAGGCACAACCAAACCGGCCGCTCCAAAGGCTTCGGCCGCTTCGTCCAGTTCCCGGAATACATAGCGCGGTCTTATGCATGGAGCCGCCTCGCGCCGCTTGCGAAGGTCGCGTGGCTGGAAATCGGCCTTATCTACAACGGCAGCAACAACGGCTGTCTAGGCGTATCCGCCCGCGTTCTCGCCGCGCGCCTTGGCGTCAGTAAGTCATCAGCGACAAGAGCCATAAACGAGCTTGTGCGTTGGGGCTTCCTCGACCTGATGAAGCGTTCTGACTTCGGAAAAAAGAAGTCCGCCGCCGAATATCGCCTCACGCACGTCGACTGCAATGTGACGAACGAAAGACCCTCGAAGCGGTTCATGAAGATTGCAGACGTTGGGAGCGCGCAGCCCCAAAACGAGCTGCTGCCCGTAGGCCCATAG
- a CDS encoding TIR domain-containing protein yields MYNLLVSASDEAWQGEAFQIELSRCVREYTDSNITAKLGGLDDTAIAELKRLPCIFAFEAFLDLPPKFGLIRDITKRQGQVRLQYEIQSIDPFLTADDLKSLTFELDIEKWEMNRTHWAVKDVNLAKELRAARGIILPSARAVDLSNHVFDVALSFPGEVRPLIEQVAVDLERRLGPHTYFYDNNYVSQLARPSLDVFLQEIYRSRSKLIVVFLSSDYQKKSWCGIEFRAVREIIFERGFDRVMFVKTDDGDVEGVFRTDGFIDARQYSPSDIARFIEERISLLARTVTPG; encoded by the coding sequence ATGTATAACCTATTGGTTTCAGCTTCTGATGAAGCGTGGCAGGGTGAGGCCTTTCAGATAGAACTTTCACGATGCGTTCGTGAGTATACCGACAGCAACATAACAGCCAAGCTCGGTGGGTTGGACGATACTGCTATCGCAGAACTGAAAAGGTTACCGTGTATATTTGCCTTTGAAGCATTTCTCGACCTCCCTCCGAAGTTCGGCCTCATCCGAGACATTACGAAGCGGCAGGGTCAAGTCAGACTGCAATACGAAATTCAGTCTATCGATCCCTTTCTTACTGCCGACGATTTGAAGAGCCTGACTTTCGAACTCGATATTGAAAAATGGGAGATGAATAGGACGCATTGGGCGGTGAAGGATGTAAACTTAGCCAAGGAATTGCGCGCAGCACGGGGTATCATACTTCCGTCTGCGAGAGCCGTGGATCTTTCCAATCACGTTTTTGACGTCGCGCTCTCATTCCCCGGCGAAGTCAGGCCTCTTATCGAGCAGGTTGCAGTAGACCTCGAAAGACGGTTGGGGCCGCACACTTATTTTTACGATAACAATTATGTATCGCAGCTGGCTCGCCCCTCACTGGACGTCTTCCTGCAAGAAATTTACAGGAGCCGTTCCAAATTGATCGTCGTATTTTTAAGCTCGGATTACCAAAAAAAAAGCTGGTGTGGTATTGAGTTTAGAGCGGTTCGAGAAATCATTTTCGAGCGCGGATTTGATCGCGTCATGTTTGTAAAGACAGACGACGGCGACGTCGAAGGAGTATTTCGGACGGACGGTTTTATCGATGCGCGTCAGTATAGCCCCTCCGACATCGCTCGATTTATCGAGGAAAGGATTTCTCTTTTGGCGCGAACGGTTACGCCGGGTTAG
- a CDS encoding recombinase family protein, whose amino-acid sequence MARTFVYARVSTTDQTPENQVREIEAAGFKVAPSRVIAETVSGGVQAARRPGFARLLDKLEDGDVLVVTKLDRLGRNVIDVRQTVEHLAERGVRVHCLALGGVDLTSPAGKMTMGVLAAVAEFERDLLRERTAAGIERARAEGKQPGRPSRLTDEQRTAIRSRIAAGATIYALAKEYGVDRRLIHRARDAASER is encoded by the coding sequence GTGGCGCGGACATTCGTCTATGCGCGCGTCAGCACGACCGACCAAACGCCAGAGAACCAAGTCCGGGAAATCGAGGCCGCCGGCTTCAAGGTCGCGCCCTCACGCGTCATCGCCGAGACTGTCAGCGGCGGCGTCCAAGCGGCGCGGCGCCCCGGCTTCGCCCGACTGCTCGATAAGCTGGAAGACGGCGACGTGCTCGTCGTGACGAAGCTGGACCGCTTGGGCCGTAACGTGATCGACGTGCGCCAGACCGTCGAGCATCTCGCGGAGCGCGGCGTCCGCGTCCATTGCTTGGCTCTCGGTGGCGTCGATTTGACTAGCCCCGCAGGCAAAATGACGATGGGCGTGCTCGCCGCCGTCGCCGAGTTCGAGCGTGATCTGCTGCGCGAGAGAACCGCCGCCGGTATCGAGCGCGCCCGCGCCGAGGGGAAACAGCCCGGCCGGCCGTCGCGGCTCACTGACGAGCAGCGCACGGCGATCAGGAGCCGTATTGCCGCCGGGGCGACGATTTATGCGCTGGCGAAAGAATACGGCGTCGATAGGCGCCTGATCCATCGAGCCAGAGATGCGGCCAGCGAGCGTTGA
- a CDS encoding recombinase family protein, whose protein sequence is MTICQLLTPLIGKGSAGGSSLQGRRGEPLSFTPGALGPGLPRALKWPAGAFPKLRCGSTARKARGSTFSSAPASGSYSNRLEADVVLFVTKLDRLGRNVIDVRQTVDQLAERSVKVHCLALGCVDLTSPAGKMTMGVLAAVAEFERDLLRERTAAGTERARAEGKQPGRPSRLTSEERTAIKARLAAGATVYGLAQEYGVDRRVIHRARDAS, encoded by the coding sequence ATGACAATCTGCCAACTGCTGACCCCTTTGATCGGGAAGGGTTCGGCGGGCGGCTCGTCACTACAGGGCAGACGGGGCGAGCCGCTTTCATTCACTCCCGGCGCCCTTGGCCCAGGCCTGCCCAGAGCGCTAAAATGGCCGGCGGGGGCGTTTCCCAAGCTACGGTGCGGCTCGACCGCACGTAAGGCGAGGGGGTCCACTTTTTCAAGCGCCCCGGCTTCGGGAAGCTACTCGAACCGGCTGGAAGCCGATGTCGTGCTGTTCGTGACAAAGCTTGATCGTTTGGGTCGCAACGTCATCGATGTCCGCCAGACCGTCGACCAACTCGCCGAGCGTAGCGTCAAGGTCCATTGCCTCGCTCTTGGCTGCGTCGATTTGACTAGCCCCGCAGGCAAAATGACGATGGGCGTGCTCGCCGCCGTCGCCGAGTTCGAGCGTGATCTGCTGCGCGAGAGAACCGCCGCCGGCACTGAGCGCGCCCGAGCCGAAGGGAAGCAGCCCGGCCGGCCATCTCGGCTCACCAGCGAGGAGCGCACGGCGATCAAGGCCCGTCTCGCCGCTGGGGCCACGGTCTATGGGCTCGCGCAGGAATACGGGGTTGACCGACGCGTCATTCACCGGGCGCGTGACGCCTCATGA
- a CDS encoding HNH endonuclease signature motif containing protein: MCAYCSLMETEASAVRFTIDHYEPVAARPELKSDYGNLMYACEPCNSRKGDRYPPPSARAVGYRFFRPDHDVHPDHFRLEGMRLGGETSTGEYTIDALDLNRHMLRRLRELRLRKMAAEEYISEGVAALRRFHIDRLPPEIKGKVFAAIRGTLATAAEVAAKVDEVLRIEARSPLLGDDPDPDLTSAEERDRKARLRALEALFNASWRGRD, translated from the coding sequence ATGTGCGCCTATTGCAGTTTGATGGAAACTGAGGCCTCAGCCGTTCGCTTCACAATCGATCATTACGAGCCCGTCGCAGCTCGACCTGAATTAAAGTCCGATTATGGAAACCTAATGTATGCCTGTGAGCCGTGTAATAGCCGCAAGGGAGACAGATATCCTCCCCCTTCCGCTCGCGCCGTTGGTTACCGGTTTTTTCGACCCGACCATGATGTACACCCAGATCATTTCAGGCTGGAAGGAATGCGGTTAGGGGGTGAGACCTCTACCGGTGAGTACACAATTGATGCACTCGATCTGAACCGGCATATGCTTAGAAGACTGCGTGAGCTGCGCCTACGCAAAATGGCCGCTGAGGAGTATATCTCGGAAGGCGTAGCTGCGCTCAGGCGCTTCCACATTGATCGTCTTCCCCCCGAAATCAAGGGTAAGGTTTTCGCTGCAATCCGCGGAACTCTCGCGACCGCGGCTGAAGTTGCGGCAAAAGTCGATGAGGTGTTGCGGATCGAGGCGCGCTCACCCTTGCTTGGCGATGATCCAGACCCCGATCTCACTTCCGCGGAGGAAAGGGACCGGAAAGCCCGGTTGAGGGCATTGGAGGCCCTCTTCAACGCGAGCTGGCGTGGAAGGGACTAG